Proteins co-encoded in one Medicago truncatula cultivar Jemalong A17 chromosome 8, MtrunA17r5.0-ANR, whole genome shotgun sequence genomic window:
- the LOC11445678 gene encoding AT-rich interactive domain-containing protein 4 isoform X2 — protein sequence MLQFQPQGTSKQTCTLLAVTSETRSVEQKQLQNQQKYPFPELVSSGRLEVQTLCNPEKEQFRKVLESCKPNFVYFQGEQLLDEEVGSLVWQGGEFSNPEEISELFDTTLPTAVYLEIPNGESFAEALHLKGIPYVVFWKNAFSQYAACHFRQALFSVVQSSSTHTWDAFHLARASFELYCVQNNQVLPTDSNDADSDMGPHLLGECLKINVDPPEMDEEDDDEESSSGSLPSIQIHDDEVNLRFLICGAPSTVDESLLRSLEDGLRALLTIEMRSCKLHGKYSAPPPPLQAASFSRGVVTMRCDISTCSSAHISLLVSGSPQACFNDQLLENHIKNEIIEKSQIVHARLNGEANTQIISEPRRSASIACGATIFEVSMKLPQWALQILRQLAPDVSYRSLVALGIASIQGLPVASFEKDDAERLLFFYQSSAKDGCDNGNIVFSRPPVWLKPPPPTRKRCESSQGASPDIHNDEEEKDRKMVNGISTPLTPARQRLKVSAMRPIPHVRRHRMTPFSGPSGVNGFGGPHVEAYVPLVPVKRSSIGSSSATQRKSFSSSSQPKQVISLNPLPLKKHGCSRGSVQTCSEEEFIKDVMEFLILRGHSRLIPQGGLAEFPDAILNGKRLDLYNLYKEVVTRGGFHVGNGINWKGQIFSKMGNYTSTNRMTGVGNTLKRHYETYLLEYELAHDDVDGECCLLCHSSAAGDWVNCGICGEWAHFGCDRRQGLGAFKDYAKTDGLEYICPHCSVTNFKKKQSVANGYSQRSMSSRLL from the exons ATGTTGCAGTTTCAGCCACAAGGAACTTCTAAACAAACTTGTACTCTTCTCGCTGTTACCTCTGAAACACGTTCTGTTGAACAGAAGCAGTTACAGAATCAGCAGAAGTATCCTTTCCCTGAGCTGGTTTCTTCGGGGCGTCTCGag gTTCAAACTCTTTGCAATCCGGAAAAGGAACAGTTTCGTAAAGTTCTTGAATCGTGTAAACCAAATTTTGTTTACTTTCAAGGGGAGCAGTTACTGGATGAGGAAGTTGGTTCACTGGTTTGGCAAGGTGGAGAATTCTCCAACCCTGAAGAGATATCAGAGCTCTTCGATACCACATTACCGACGGCT GTTTATTTAGAAATCCCAAATGGAGAAAGTTTTGCAGAGGCCCTTCATCTTAAG GGAATCCcatatgttgtattttggaAAAATGCCTTTTCTCAATATGCTGCCTGCCATTTCCGTCAAGCATTATTTTCAGTGGTGCAGAG TTCATCTACACACACATGGGATGCTTTCCACCTTGCACGTGCCTCTTTTGAACTTTACTGTGTTCAAAATAATCAAGTACTTCCTACTGATAGCAATGATGCTGATAGCGATATGGGGCCACACCTTCTTGGCGAGTGTCTAAAAATCAATGTTGACCCTCCAGAgatggatgaagaagatgatgatgaagaaagtTCCTCAGGCAGTCTTCCTTCTATTCAGATACATGATGATGAAGTGAACTTGAGATTTCTCATCTGTGGTGCTCCTTCCACTGTT gATGAGTCATTGCTGAGATCTTTGGAGGATGGACTCAGAGCTCTCTTAACTATTGAA ATGCGTAGTTGCAAGCTCCATGGCAA GTATAGTGCCCCTCCACCACCACTTCAGGCAGCTTCTTTTTCTCGCGGAGTTGTGACCATGCGATGTGATATATCAACCTGCAGTTCTGCACATATCTCACTTCTAGTATCTGGCAGTCCACAAGCCTGTTTTAATGATCAG CTTTTGGAGAATCATATAAAAAATGAGATAATTGAGAAGAGTCAAATAGTTCATGCACGACTCAACGGTGAAGCAAACACACAGATTATCTCTGAACCTCGCAGATCTGCTTCAATAGCTTGTGGAGCAACTATATTTGAAGTTAGCATGAAGCTTCCTCAATGGGCTTTGCAG ATTTTGCGACAGCTAGCACCTGATGTTTCTTATCGAAGTTTAGTTGCACTTGGCATTGCTAGTATTCAAGGGTTGCCTGTAGCCTCTTTTGAGAAAGATGATGCGGAGCGCTTACTTTTCTTCTATCAAAGCTCTGCGAAAGATGGATGTGATAACGGCAATATAGTTTTCAGCAGGCCCCCCGTTTGGTTGAAGCCTCCCCCTCCTACAAGAAAGAGGTGTGAATCAAGCCAAGGGGCTAGCCCTGACATCCACAATGATGAAGAGGAAAAGGATAGGAAAATGGTGAATGGGATTAGCACACCATTAACTCCAGCTAGGCAGAGATTAAAAGTATCAGCAATGAGGCCAATTCCTCATGTTCGACGCCATAGAATGACACCTTTTAGTGGACCTTCTGGCGTAAATGGCTTTGGTGGTCCCCATGTTGAGGCTTATGTGCCACTTGTCCCTGTGAAGCGCAGTAGTATTGGATCATCATCTGCAACACAGAGAAAATCTTTTTCAAGCTCATCTCAACCTAAGCAGGTTATTTCATTGAATCCATTACCGTTGAAGAAACATGGCTGTAGCAGAGGCTCGGTACAGACTTGCTCTGAG GAGGAATTTATTAAAGATGTCATGGAGTTTCTGATTCTCCGGGGGCATAGCCGACTGATTCCCCAAGGTGGGCTTGCCGAGTTCCCTGATGCCATTCTAAATGGAAAACGCCTTGATCTCTACAACTTATATAAAGAG GTGGTTACAAGGGGAGGATTTCACGTTGGCAATGGCATCAACTGGAAGGGACAAATCTTTTCAAAAATGGGAAATTACACATCAACAAATAGAATGACT GGAGTTGGAAATACACTCAAGAGACATTATGAAACCTACCTTTTAGAATATGAACTAGCTCATGATGATGTGGATGGAGAATGCTGCTTGCTGTGTCACAG TAGTGCTGCTGGGGATTGGGTGAATTGTGGCATATGTGGTGAGTGGGCCCACTTCGGCTGTGACAGAAGGCAGGGTCTTGGCGCATTTAAG GATTATGCAAAAACAGATGGGCTGGAATATATATGTCCTCATTGTAGTGTTACGAAtttcaagaaaaaacaaagtgttGCAAATGGGTATTCTCAAAGGTCAATGTCGTCACGACTCCTTTGA
- the LOC11445923 gene encoding agamous-like MADS-box protein AGL29, with protein MASSNGNNTSTKSNNKRKRSTIKIKKAEQSNKPLDTFSKRKLGLFNKVTELSILCNAKTAMIITSPNGKLYVCGYPNPNTVIKHFLDRENPVIDADKRKQDHEGVVETLRFQHEAIEERLKEENNYLEGVKERNKSSSCFSCWWGHSIDDMALESLEQFKTSLVKLKLNLDASLQGKNIHITTQS; from the coding sequence ATGGCTTCTTCAAACGGAAACAACACATcaacaaaaagcaacaacaaacgTAAGAGATCAACCATTAAAATCAAGAAAGCAGAACAATCAAACAAGCCCCTCGATACCTTCTCAAAACGCAAACTAGGGCTCTTCAACAAAGTTACAGAACTATCTATCCTATGCAATGCAAAAACTGCAATGATCATCACTTCACCAAACGGAAAACTCTACGTTTGTGGTTACCCTAACCCTAACACCGTCATTAAACACTTTCTCGATAGGGAAAACCCAGTCATCGACGCTGACAAAAGGAAGCAGGATCATGAGGGCGTAGTTGAAACCTTAAGGTTTCAACATGAGGCAATTGAAGAACGGCTGAAAGAAGAGAATAATTATTTAGAAGGTGTAAAAGAGAGAAACAAGAGTAGTTCATGTTTTTCTTGCTGGTGGGGTCATTCTATTGATGATATGGCTTTGGAATCTCTTGAGCAATTTAAGACTTCTTTGGTAAAATTGAAGCTTAATTTAGATGCATCCTTGCAAGgcaaaaatattcatataactACTCAATCTTGA
- the LOC11445678 gene encoding AT-rich interactive domain-containing protein 4 isoform X1, which translates to MLQFQPQGTSKQTCTLLAVTSETRSVEQKQLQNQQKYPFPELVSSGRLEVQTLCNPEKEQFRKVLESCKPNFVYFQGEQLLDEEVGSLVWQGGEFSNPEEISELFDTTLPTAVYLEIPNGESFAEALHLKGIPYVVFWKNAFSQYAACHFRQALFSVVQSSSTHTWDAFHLARASFELYCVQNNQVLPTDSNDADSDMGPHLLGECLKINVDPPEMDEEDDDEESSSGSLPSIQIHDDEVNLRFLICGAPSTVDESLLRSLEDGLRALLTIEMRSCKLHGKYSAPPPPLQAASFSRGVVTMRCDISTCSSAHISLLVSGSPQACFNDQLLENHIKNEIIEKSQIVHARLNGEANTQIISEPRRSASIACGATIFEVSMKLPQWALQILRQLAPDVSYRSLVALGIASIQGLPVASFEKDDAERLLFFYQSSAKDGCDNGNIVFSRPPVWLKPPPPTRKRCESSQGASPDIHNDEEEKDRKMVNGISTPLTPARQRLKVSAMRPIPHVRRHRMTPFSGPSGVNGFGGPHVEAYVPLVPVKRSSIGSSSATQRKSFSSSSQPKQVISLNPLPLKKHGCSRGSVQTCSEEEFIKDVMEFLILRGHSRLIPQGGLAEFPDAILNGKRLDLYNLYKEVVTRGGFHVGNGINWKGQIFSKMGNYTSTNRMTGVGNTLKRHYETYLLEYELAHDDVDGECCLLCHSSAAGDWVNCGICGEWAHFGCDRRQGLGAFKDYAKTDGLEYICPHCSVTNFKKKQSVANGYSQRSMSSRLL; encoded by the exons ATGTTGCAGTTTCAGCCACAAGGAACTTCTAAACAAACTTGTACTCTTCTCGCTGTTACCTCTGAAACACGTTCTGTTGAACAGAAGCAGTTACAGAATCAGCAGAAGTATCCTTTCCCTGAGCTGGTTTCTTCGGGGCGTCTCGag gTTCAAACTCTTTGCAATCCGGAAAAGGAACAGTTTCGTAAAGTTCTTGAATCGTGTAAACCAAATTTTGTTTACTTTCAAGGGGAGCAGTTACTGGATGAGGAAGTTGGTTCACTGGTTTGGCAAGGTGGAGAATTCTCCAACCCTGAAGAGATATCAGAGCTCTTCGATACCACATTACCGACGGCT GTTTATTTAGAAATCCCAAATGGAGAAAGTTTTGCAGAGGCCCTTCATCTTAAG GGAATCCcatatgttgtattttggaAAAATGCCTTTTCTCAATATGCTGCCTGCCATTTCCGTCAAGCATTATTTTCAGTGGTGCAGAG TTCATCTACACACACATGGGATGCTTTCCACCTTGCACGTGCCTCTTTTGAACTTTACTGTGTTCAAAATAATCAAGTACTTCCTACTGATAGCAATGATGCTGATAGCGATATGGGGCCACACCTTCTTGGCGAGTGTCTAAAAATCAATGTTGACCCTCCAGAgatggatgaagaagatgatgatgaagaaagtTCCTCAGGCAGTCTTCCTTCTATTCAGATACATGATGATGAAGTGAACTTGAGATTTCTCATCTGTGGTGCTCCTTCCACTGTT gATGAGTCATTGCTGAGATCTTTGGAGGATGGACTCAGAGCTCTCTTAACTATTGAA ATGCGTAGTTGCAAGCTCCATGGCAAGTATAG TGCCCCTCCACCACCACTTCAGGCAGCTTCTTTTTCTCGCGGAGTTGTGACCATGCGATGTGATATATCAACCTGCAGTTCTGCACATATCTCACTTCTAGTATCTGGCAGTCCACAAGCCTGTTTTAATGATCAG CTTTTGGAGAATCATATAAAAAATGAGATAATTGAGAAGAGTCAAATAGTTCATGCACGACTCAACGGTGAAGCAAACACACAGATTATCTCTGAACCTCGCAGATCTGCTTCAATAGCTTGTGGAGCAACTATATTTGAAGTTAGCATGAAGCTTCCTCAATGGGCTTTGCAG ATTTTGCGACAGCTAGCACCTGATGTTTCTTATCGAAGTTTAGTTGCACTTGGCATTGCTAGTATTCAAGGGTTGCCTGTAGCCTCTTTTGAGAAAGATGATGCGGAGCGCTTACTTTTCTTCTATCAAAGCTCTGCGAAAGATGGATGTGATAACGGCAATATAGTTTTCAGCAGGCCCCCCGTTTGGTTGAAGCCTCCCCCTCCTACAAGAAAGAGGTGTGAATCAAGCCAAGGGGCTAGCCCTGACATCCACAATGATGAAGAGGAAAAGGATAGGAAAATGGTGAATGGGATTAGCACACCATTAACTCCAGCTAGGCAGAGATTAAAAGTATCAGCAATGAGGCCAATTCCTCATGTTCGACGCCATAGAATGACACCTTTTAGTGGACCTTCTGGCGTAAATGGCTTTGGTGGTCCCCATGTTGAGGCTTATGTGCCACTTGTCCCTGTGAAGCGCAGTAGTATTGGATCATCATCTGCAACACAGAGAAAATCTTTTTCAAGCTCATCTCAACCTAAGCAGGTTATTTCATTGAATCCATTACCGTTGAAGAAACATGGCTGTAGCAGAGGCTCGGTACAGACTTGCTCTGAG GAGGAATTTATTAAAGATGTCATGGAGTTTCTGATTCTCCGGGGGCATAGCCGACTGATTCCCCAAGGTGGGCTTGCCGAGTTCCCTGATGCCATTCTAAATGGAAAACGCCTTGATCTCTACAACTTATATAAAGAG GTGGTTACAAGGGGAGGATTTCACGTTGGCAATGGCATCAACTGGAAGGGACAAATCTTTTCAAAAATGGGAAATTACACATCAACAAATAGAATGACT GGAGTTGGAAATACACTCAAGAGACATTATGAAACCTACCTTTTAGAATATGAACTAGCTCATGATGATGTGGATGGAGAATGCTGCTTGCTGTGTCACAG TAGTGCTGCTGGGGATTGGGTGAATTGTGGCATATGTGGTGAGTGGGCCCACTTCGGCTGTGACAGAAGGCAGGGTCTTGGCGCATTTAAG GATTATGCAAAAACAGATGGGCTGGAATATATATGTCCTCATTGTAGTGTTACGAAtttcaagaaaaaacaaagtgttGCAAATGGGTATTCTCAAAGGTCAATGTCGTCACGACTCCTTTGA